A genomic region of Chryseobacterium sp. KACC 21268 contains the following coding sequences:
- a CDS encoding serine hydrolase, whose product MRHFFKLAGFVVAILLTSCKAEAQQKDDYSAKIDSLIKSTTLRTFNGVVFIQQNGKKKYSKAFGYVDFNKKTPLKINDRFSTMSIAKQITATLILQEVEKGTIDLHVPIRKYLPDFKYSWADSITVHHLLNHTSGLYSDDLKPTLKLKTGTEFSYSNVGYSVAGLVLEKQSGKSYEELVRALFKKCKMTDSTYPNENNSKFLTKGHTIRKDGSFKLNEKSGFETSYYFGSHLIVTAPDLAKWNECLHNGKLLKPETYKLMTNYSTTATHQLFSENPIGYGYGLRINDKADIYEIGHTGFHPREGFTAVNLYYPKTKTSVIVMENVANENFDIAYYFEQEIRNIVMDSQLLN is encoded by the coding sequence ATGAGACACTTTTTCAAACTGGCTGGCTTTGTTGTCGCTATTCTACTGACATCTTGTAAAGCCGAAGCACAACAAAAGGACGATTATTCAGCTAAAATTGACAGCTTAATCAAAAGCACCACTCTACGTACTTTCAACGGAGTCGTTTTCATTCAACAAAATGGAAAGAAAAAATATTCTAAGGCTTTCGGTTACGTGGATTTCAACAAGAAAACGCCTTTGAAAATTAACGATAGATTTTCGACAATGTCCATCGCCAAGCAGATTACAGCAACCTTGATTTTGCAGGAAGTTGAAAAAGGAACGATTGATTTGCACGTCCCAATTCGCAAATATTTGCCGGATTTCAAATATTCGTGGGCAGATTCCATTACCGTTCATCATTTACTAAATCACACTTCGGGACTTTACAGCGATGATTTGAAACCTACTTTGAAATTGAAAACGGGAACGGAATTCAGTTATTCTAATGTCGGATATTCTGTCGCGGGATTGGTTTTGGAAAAACAAAGTGGGAAAAGTTACGAGGAATTGGTGAGGGCATTATTCAAAAAATGCAAGATGACTGACAGCACCTATCCTAACGAAAACAACAGTAAATTTTTGACAAAAGGCCACACCATTAGAAAAGACGGCAGTTTCAAATTGAATGAAAAATCAGGTTTTGAAACTTCTTATTATTTTGGAAGTCATCTGATTGTGACCGCACCGGATTTGGCCAAATGGAATGAGTGTTTGCACAACGGAAAACTGTTGAAACCCGAAACATATAAATTGATGACCAATTATTCCACCACAGCAACACATCAACTTTTCAGTGAAAATCCGATTGGTTATGGCTACGGTTTGAGAATCAATGACAAGGCTGATATCTACGAAATCGGGCACACGGGTTTTCATCCGCGCGAAGGTTTTACGGCGGTCAATCTATATTATCCAAAGACCAAAACGAGCGTTATCGTAATGGAAAATGTGGCGAATGAAAACTTTGATATTGCCTATTATTTCGAGCAGGAAATCAGAAATATTGTGATGGATTCTCAACTTTTGAATTAG
- the trmD gene encoding tRNA (guanosine(37)-N1)-methyltransferase TrmD — translation MRIDIISVLPELMESPFQTSILKRAMEKGLAEVHFHNIRDWSTNKHRKVDDEPYGGGAGMIMTVEPLDLCISELKSQREYDEIIYLTPEGETLNQRIANTLSIKKNLIFLCGHYKGVDQRVRDLHITKEISIGDYVLTGGELAACVLADSVIRLLPGVLNDEQSALTDSFQDNLLSPPIYTRPETYKGLSVPKILLSGNTSAIEDWLHDEAVRVTKERRPDLLE, via the coding sequence ATGCGAATAGACATCATAAGTGTACTTCCAGAACTGATGGAAAGCCCGTTCCAAACCTCGATTTTGAAAAGAGCGATGGAAAAGGGATTGGCAGAAGTGCATTTTCACAATATCAGAGATTGGAGCACCAACAAACACCGCAAAGTGGATGACGAACCTTATGGCGGTGGTGCAGGAATGATAATGACAGTCGAACCTTTGGACCTCTGTATTTCTGAACTGAAATCGCAAAGAGAATACGACGAAATCATCTATCTCACACCGGAAGGCGAAACTTTGAACCAAAGAATTGCCAACACACTTTCAATCAAAAAAAATCTGATTTTCCTTTGTGGACATTACAAAGGTGTTGACCAACGTGTTCGTGACCTTCACATCACGAAGGAAATTTCCATCGGAGATTACGTTTTGACAGGTGGAGAATTGGCAGCGTGCGTCTTGGCAGATTCCGTCATCCGACTTTTGCCAGGCGTTTTGAATGATGAGCAGAGCGCATTGACAGACAGTTTCCAGGACAATCTTCTTTCGCCTCCAATCTACACAAGACCAGAAACTTACAAAGGATTATCTGTCCCAAAAATCTTGTTAAGCGGAAACACTTCAGCCATTGAAGATTGGTTGCACGACGAAGCGGTACGAGTGACGAAGGAAAGACGACCGGACCTTTTGGAGTAA
- a CDS encoding NAD(P)/FAD-dependent oxidoreductase: MREKIVIIGGGFAGLQLARNLNNQGKYKVMVIDKMNHHMFQPLFYQVATGRIEPSNISFPFRKIFQRSKNIQFRMTEVKKIIPSENKVIGEDGVFTYDKLVIATGCKTNFFGNQKMQDLALGMKNTQEAITIRNHILMTFEKMIIERKASDDGNWNLVIVGSGPTGVELAGAFSEMKSHILPRDYPRMNFSDLNIILISSGDKPLEAMSQESQDAAEEYLKQLGVNFLKNERVTDYDGEIIYMKSGNSIPTNNVIWAAGVTGNIIDDFNIENLVRNRYIVDRYNKVKGFDNIFAIGDIAYMETPKYPQAHPQLANVAINQGKNLARNFKKESEKDWTEYEYIDRGSMATIGKHRAVVDLPKFKFQGFLAWYFWMFLHLMLILSVRNKLAIFFNWMWSYINKDSSLRLIIAPSRKNATEQ, from the coding sequence ATGAGGGAAAAGATTGTCATCATCGGAGGTGGATTCGCAGGTCTGCAACTTGCACGGAATCTTAATAATCAAGGAAAATACAAAGTGATGGTCATAGATAAAATGAACCATCATATGTTCCAGCCTCTCTTCTACCAAGTGGCAACCGGACGGATAGAACCTTCTAACATCTCCTTCCCTTTCAGAAAGATTTTTCAAAGGTCAAAAAATATTCAGTTCCGAATGACGGAGGTGAAGAAAATCATTCCGTCTGAAAATAAAGTAATTGGCGAAGACGGTGTTTTCACGTATGACAAACTCGTGATCGCAACAGGCTGTAAAACCAACTTTTTCGGCAACCAAAAGATGCAAGACCTGGCGCTCGGAATGAAAAACACACAGGAAGCCATCACGATTCGTAATCACATATTAATGACTTTCGAGAAAATGATCATCGAAAGAAAAGCCAGTGACGATGGGAATTGGAATCTAGTAATTGTAGGAAGCGGACCAACAGGTGTTGAGTTGGCGGGTGCATTTTCTGAAATGAAATCCCACATTCTCCCAAGAGATTACCCTAGAATGAATTTTTCCGACCTCAATATTATTTTAATAAGTTCCGGCGACAAACCTTTGGAAGCGATGAGTCAGGAATCCCAAGATGCTGCCGAAGAATATTTAAAACAACTGGGTGTCAATTTTCTAAAAAATGAACGAGTGACAGATTACGACGGCGAGATCATCTATATGAAAAGTGGAAACTCTATTCCAACAAACAATGTGATCTGGGCAGCGGGCGTCACCGGAAATATTATTGATGATTTTAATATAGAAAACCTTGTGAGAAACCGATACATCGTTGATAGATACAACAAAGTTAAAGGTTTTGACAACATCTTTGCGATTGGAGATATTGCCTATATGGAAACGCCAAAGTATCCACAAGCGCATCCACAACTAGCAAATGTGGCCATCAATCAAGGGAAAAATCTGGCTAGGAATTTCAAAAAAGAGTCGGAAAAAGACTGGACAGAATATGAATATATCGACCGTGGATCGATGGCGACCATTGGAAAACACCGCGCAGTTGTCGACCTTCCGAAATTTAAATTTCAGGGATTTCTTGCTTGGTATTTCTGGATGTTCTTACATTTGATGCTGATTCTGAGTGTTAGAAACAAGCTGGCCATTTTCTTCAACTGGATGTGGAGTTATATCAACAAAGATTCTTCATTAAGGCTAATTATTGCGCCATCAAGAAAAAACGCTACAGAACAGTAA
- a CDS encoding TonB-dependent receptor has translation MKPLFTLFSLLILHQFSAQESLIDTVFIDNQFNKTGKTAKISRINSEQILENSTSLSDVLRFQSNIYIKENGRGATSSPSFRGTGAQRTAFVWNGINVNSIFLGQGDINNLNLLSYENVGIKFGGGSVIYGSGAIGGSVHLNNTLDFDKGVHGSLFSEYGSFGTLNSFIKTKFSNEKLSFSFSANHSKSDNDYEVPEKKFINRNGQYQNTGFNLGLAYKITENNEFYWQTQHYDSDQHYPIFDENQTKPKYLVQTFRSLAGWKSHSNKLKNDLKLVYLEDNFQYFGDINKAKSSGGTGKQYIVRNDLDYFVSNKSSFNLISEYQYNQGEGYQSGIQNPKRNQVNLSLLYSNKKLAKFYWELGGKYDFVEGYESPFLFSASGKYKVSDWYQTSINISRNFKAPTFNDLFWTPGGNPDLRAETSYQAEMSHYFSYQNFKLGITPYFIKMKDMIQWVPMTPAVWSPINVDKVDFYGLETELSFNKNWTNQKLNSQISYSYTKAIDQETKNQLSYVPIHQINFNTNYQYKIFGIFFQALYNSKRFTNNTESNSLEDFLVLNAGINFNPIKNIQVGFKVNNIANQIYETVNYYFMPKRNYAVNLTLKF, from the coding sequence ATGAAACCACTATTTACACTTTTTTCCCTGTTAATCTTGCATCAATTTTCCGCTCAGGAATCTTTGATTGACACGGTATTTATTGATAATCAATTCAATAAGACTGGAAAAACGGCGAAAATATCCCGAATCAATTCTGAACAGATTTTAGAAAATTCGACATCGCTTTCTGATGTTCTGAGATTTCAATCTAATATTTACATTAAAGAAAATGGCCGTGGCGCAACCTCATCGCCATCTTTCCGTGGAACAGGTGCGCAGAGAACAGCTTTTGTTTGGAATGGAATCAATGTGAATTCTATATTTTTAGGCCAAGGCGACATCAATAATTTGAATCTTCTGAGCTATGAAAATGTCGGAATCAAATTTGGTGGTGGAAGTGTGATCTACGGAAGTGGTGCGATTGGCGGTTCTGTTCACCTGAATAACACTTTGGATTTTGATAAAGGTGTTCACGGAAGTTTATTTTCTGAATATGGCTCTTTTGGAACGCTTAATTCTTTCATTAAAACAAAATTTAGCAATGAGAAATTGAGTTTCAGTTTTTCTGCAAATCATTCGAAAAGTGACAATGATTATGAAGTTCCCGAGAAGAAATTCATTAATAGAAACGGGCAATATCAAAATACGGGATTCAATCTTGGTTTGGCTTATAAAATTACTGAAAACAACGAATTCTATTGGCAAACTCAGCATTACGACAGCGATCAGCACTACCCTATTTTTGATGAAAATCAAACCAAACCCAAATATTTAGTTCAGACTTTCAGGAGTTTGGCTGGTTGGAAATCACATTCAAACAAATTAAAAAATGATTTGAAATTGGTTTATCTGGAAGACAATTTTCAATATTTTGGTGACATCAACAAAGCAAAATCCAGCGGTGGAACAGGGAAACAATATATCGTTCGAAATGACCTCGATTATTTTGTTTCAAACAAATCTTCTTTTAATCTAATTTCAGAATATCAATACAATCAAGGCGAAGGTTACCAATCGGGAATTCAGAATCCGAAGAGAAATCAAGTCAATCTTTCTTTGCTTTACAGTAATAAAAAACTGGCAAAATTCTACTGGGAATTGGGCGGTAAATATGACTTTGTAGAAGGTTATGAAAGTCCGTTTTTGTTCTCGGCAAGCGGAAAATATAAGGTGAGCGATTGGTATCAAACTTCAATCAATATTTCCAGAAATTTCAAAGCGCCAACTTTCAACGATTTGTTTTGGACGCCTGGTGGAAATCCAGATTTGAGAGCGGAAACGTCGTATCAGGCGGAGATGTCCCATTATTTTAGTTATCAAAATTTCAAATTGGGAATCACGCCTTATTTTATCAAAATGAAAGATATGATCCAATGGGTGCCGATGACTCCAGCGGTCTGGTCGCCCATCAATGTGGACAAAGTCGATTTTTATGGTCTGGAAACGGAATTATCTTTCAACAAAAACTGGACAAATCAAAAATTAAATTCTCAAATCAGCTATTCTTATACAAAAGCAATTGACCAAGAAACGAAGAACCAATTGAGTTACGTTCCAATTCATCAGATCAATTTCAACACCAACTATCAATACAAAATCTTTGGAATTTTTTTCCAAGCTTTGTATAACAGCAAGCGATTTACTAACAATACGGAAAGTAATTCTCTCGAAGATTTCTTAGTTTTGAATGCTGGAATTAATTTTAATCCAATCAAAAACATTCAAGTTGGTTTTAAAGTGAATAATATTGCGAATCAGATTTATGAAACGGTGAATTATTACTTTATGCCGAAGAGAAATTATGCTGTCAACCTAACTTTAAAATTTTAA
- the mutY gene encoding A/G-specific adenine glycosylase, which translates to MKTNKQNADFLHIGKKLIKWYDTNARQLPWRENQHPYNIWICEILLQQTQVKQGLGHYLRFIERFPNVEELHKAPEDEVLLYWKGLGYYSRAINLHKAAHQIIEEFDGKFPTHYHDILKLKGVGKYTAAAVASICFDEKIPAIDGNFYRVLSRIFADDFDMSSSKAFQYFTDLALLIMPEDKPGDFNQAIMDIGSEICKPKNPLCGECPVNDDCIAYQTGRISEFPVKTKKAKVTDLSLKYYFIKFQKQFLIKQRGNDFIWKKLYEFPTSVPAEWEELIINSKIINHKLTHKNMTIEINTIELESKKELEKFASDNDFIIVDEKLADEKSFPKPLENFYKKRDVAEIGKLPF; encoded by the coding sequence TTGAAAACAAACAAACAAAATGCTGATTTTCTTCACATTGGGAAAAAGCTAATAAAGTGGTATGATACTAATGCCAGACAACTTCCTTGGAGAGAAAATCAGCATCCTTATAATATATGGATATGCGAAATTCTTTTGCAGCAAACTCAGGTAAAACAAGGCCTCGGACATTACCTCAGATTCATAGAAAGATTCCCGAATGTCGAGGAACTCCACAAGGCTCCGGAAGATGAAGTTTTGTTGTATTGGAAAGGCTTGGGCTATTATTCCCGTGCCATCAATCTCCACAAAGCGGCACATCAGATCATCGAGGAATTTGATGGTAAATTCCCGACGCATTATCACGACATTCTGAAACTGAAAGGCGTTGGAAAATATACAGCTGCAGCAGTCGCAAGTATTTGTTTCGATGAAAAGATTCCAGCGATCGATGGGAATTTCTATCGGGTTTTGTCACGAATCTTTGCAGATGATTTTGATATGTCGAGTTCCAAAGCGTTTCAATATTTCACGGATTTGGCTTTATTAATAATGCCAGAAGACAAACCTGGGGATTTTAACCAAGCAATTATGGACATTGGTTCCGAAATCTGCAAACCAAAAAATCCACTTTGCGGAGAATGTCCTGTGAATGATGATTGCATCGCGTATCAAACGGGAAGAATCTCAGAATTTCCTGTGAAAACCAAGAAAGCAAAAGTCACAGATTTGAGTCTGAAATATTACTTCATCAAATTTCAAAAACAATTTCTCATCAAACAAAGAGGAAATGATTTCATCTGGAAGAAATTGTATGAATTTCCGACCTCGGTTCCTGCAGAATGGGAAGAATTAATTATCAATTCGAAGATCATCAATCACAAACTGACGCATAAAAATATGACGATCGAGATCAATACAATCGAATTGGAATCTAAAAAAGAATTGGAAAAATTCGCTTCGGATAATGATTTTATCATTGTTGATGAAAAATTGGCGGATGAAAAATCTTTTCCTAAACCATTGGAGAATTTTTATAAAAAACGAGATGTTGCAGAAATTGGAAAATTGCCGTTTTAA
- a CDS encoding integration host factor subunit beta, with protein MTKAELVNTISNKLGVEKNDTQKVIEAFMQEIRTSMYNGDNVYLRGFGSFIIKTRAAKTGRNISKNTAIEIPAHNIPAFKPSKTFVEKVKTKVAVK; from the coding sequence ATGACAAAGGCAGAATTGGTAAATACCATCTCGAACAAGCTGGGAGTAGAAAAGAATGATACACAGAAAGTTATAGAAGCATTCATGCAAGAAATCAGAACCTCTATGTATAATGGAGATAACGTTTACTTAAGAGGCTTTGGTTCTTTTATCATCAAAACAAGAGCGGCTAAGACAGGAAGAAACATTTCTAAGAACACAGCAATTGAAATTCCTGCCCACAATATTCCGGCTTTCAAACCTTCAAAAACTTTTGTAGAAAAAGTAAAAACTAAAGTTGCAGTTAAATAA
- a CDS encoding ribonuclease E/G: MKKELIISNEEDASKIALLEDGRLFELHEQKTKSDFVVGDLFLGKIKKLAPNLNAAFVSIGTDKDAFLHYQDLGPQFLSYQKFLKNTISKKQQTPSLKNAEHAKDIDKMGTVDKVLAAGDVVLLQITKEPISTKGPRISTQISLTGRFLVLIPFDNKISISKKVSDGAEKERLKTLIESIRPEGFGVIIRTVAEGKKVAELHNDMNQLVKKWETTFKNIQKNKVPSKILSEEDKASSILRDNFNQDFVSIICDDEKMVEDMKAYIEVIAPERKNIVQFYDSHIPLLEYYNVEKQLKQSFGKHVNIPASKGAYLVIEHTEALHVVDVNSGNNISSSSTNKMHALTVNKMAATEIARQLRLRDMGGIIVVDFIDMVDAEHRKELYEHFRDEMKRDKARHKILPPSKFGLIQMTRQRVRAEKSIETNEENPNKDGEIIAPIVIIEKMEDSIRTIMATEKGKLFLHVHPFVEAYLTKGLASIQNKWFIKYKKWVTIIPRDSFKMLEFHLYNAQKKELISFSN, encoded by the coding sequence ATGAAGAAAGAACTGATAATTTCCAATGAGGAAGACGCTTCAAAGATCGCATTGTTGGAAGATGGACGCCTTTTTGAACTTCACGAGCAGAAAACCAAATCCGATTTCGTAGTTGGTGACCTATTTTTAGGGAAAATAAAAAAACTTGCCCCAAACCTCAATGCCGCCTTCGTGAGCATTGGGACAGACAAAGATGCGTTTCTGCATTACCAAGATCTGGGACCTCAATTTCTATCCTACCAGAAATTCCTGAAAAACACGATTTCCAAAAAACAACAAACGCCAAGTCTCAAAAATGCTGAGCACGCCAAAGACATCGACAAGATGGGAACGGTGGACAAAGTGTTGGCTGCAGGCGATGTTGTACTACTTCAGATCACCAAAGAACCAATTTCAACAAAAGGACCGCGTATCTCTACACAGATCTCGCTTACGGGAAGATTTTTGGTCTTGATTCCTTTTGATAATAAAATTTCGATCTCCAAAAAAGTGAGCGACGGCGCTGAAAAAGAACGTCTTAAAACTTTGATCGAAAGCATTCGTCCAGAAGGTTTTGGTGTCATCATCAGAACAGTGGCTGAAGGGAAGAAAGTGGCTGAACTTCATAACGATATGAATCAGCTGGTGAAAAAGTGGGAAACGACTTTCAAGAATATCCAGAAAAATAAAGTTCCTAGTAAGATTTTAAGTGAAGAGGACAAAGCATCTTCGATTCTGAGAGACAACTTCAACCAGGATTTCGTAAGCATCATTTGTGATGACGAAAAAATGGTGGAGGATATGAAAGCTTACATCGAGGTCATTGCTCCCGAACGTAAGAATATCGTTCAGTTCTACGATTCTCATATTCCGCTTTTGGAATATTACAATGTTGAAAAACAGTTGAAACAGAGTTTCGGAAAACACGTGAATATTCCTGCGTCAAAAGGTGCTTATCTCGTGATTGAGCACACAGAAGCCCTTCACGTGGTGGATGTGAATTCTGGAAACAATATTTCATCCTCATCAACCAACAAAATGCACGCTTTGACAGTCAATAAAATGGCGGCCACAGAGATTGCTAGACAACTTCGTCTTCGCGATATGGGCGGAATCATCGTCGTGGATTTCATAGATATGGTGGATGCGGAACACAGAAAAGAATTGTACGAACATTTCCGAGACGAGATGAAGCGTGACAAGGCAAGACATAAGATTTTACCACCTTCCAAGTTTGGTCTGATCCAGATGACAAGACAGCGTGTCCGCGCAGAAAAAAGCATCGAGACCAACGAAGAAAATCCGAACAAGGACGGCGAGATCATCGCCCCGATCGTGATCATCGAAAAGATGGAAGATTCCATCAGAACCATAATGGCCACAGAGAAAGGAAAACTTTTCCTCCACGTGCATCCGTTTGTAGAAGCTTATCTGACCAAAGGTCTGGCGAGCATCCAAAACAAATGGTTCATCAAATACAAAAAATGGGTAACTATCATTCCTAGAGATTCTTTCAAGATGTTGGAGTTCCATCTCTACAACGCTCAGAAAAAGGAATTGATCAGCTTTTCCAATTAA
- a CDS encoding DUF3857 domain-containing protein → MKSALSLLLIFNFTLFFSQDFEWGKLSQEEIDLKIVPFEQSADAVILKERGELVFTNDGYTLLLYRKIKILSENGYSFVDRKWSYNSSSRFDNVTVEKAHTLNFDGEISESIIEKKDIIINKTDNGITEVAVAFPNVKVGSVIEYLVQMKRPFILYAYPWDFQNTIPTISSSFKVRSVSDPNYKLILKGRRLTEKYANQKSKKEWELRNVPSYSKFNHVYNLYEYIEYIMFQMMNRYGYDDDYYKQKTWKGFKKLINRDIKNSIKKVDFQEIASKIESGENKLETLKNCVQYLRNNYKWDNYLAANTNNLKENFIKLKTGNAADFNIFLQGILKEKNIQSQLVINSLRSNGKIIIGYPIFSKLQTLVNIVTIDNDERVMIDAATSTTKEIKYLSTNYFNYIVLDLNSGEDNFIVVSPNLSEYISQQELEIINNSLKLNIRDQFKGYFQAESYEKQFVINAPIIKNSDPKIKEVNDWTVSYKNLILDNPNSSFVLIENPFTEKIKELKVDKDRDYPIELDFPYLKTIQLKIKIPDGYKLDTDNFQETISAFEGRLQYTQTVEYKENNEAFITWSLLINQIIFQPKEISAYIDFTNKFSNTISKIAVLKIK, encoded by the coding sequence ATGAAATCCGCCTTAAGTCTACTATTGATTTTCAATTTTACATTGTTTTTCTCGCAGGATTTTGAATGGGGAAAACTCTCTCAGGAAGAGATTGATTTGAAAATTGTTCCTTTTGAACAAAGCGCCGATGCTGTAATTTTAAAAGAAAGAGGTGAGCTTGTTTTTACAAATGACGGCTATACTTTACTACTGTACAGAAAGATTAAGATTTTATCGGAAAATGGTTATTCGTTTGTGGATAGAAAATGGAGCTACAACAGCAGTTCCAGATTTGACAATGTGACTGTTGAGAAGGCTCATACTCTTAATTTTGACGGCGAAATTTCTGAAAGCATTATTGAGAAAAAAGATATTATTATCAACAAAACAGATAACGGAATCACCGAGGTAGCAGTTGCATTCCCCAATGTAAAAGTAGGTTCTGTCATAGAATATCTAGTTCAAATGAAAAGACCATTTATTTTATACGCTTATCCCTGGGATTTTCAAAATACTATACCAACTATCTCATCATCTTTTAAAGTAAGATCTGTTTCAGATCCCAACTATAAATTGATATTAAAAGGAAGGAGATTAACCGAGAAATACGCAAATCAAAAATCAAAGAAGGAATGGGAACTCAGAAATGTTCCGAGCTATAGCAAATTCAATCACGTCTACAATCTCTATGAATACATAGAATACATTATGTTCCAAATGATGAACAGATATGGATATGATGACGATTACTACAAACAGAAGACTTGGAAGGGGTTCAAAAAACTTATTAACCGGGATATAAAAAACAGCATCAAGAAAGTCGATTTTCAGGAGATAGCTTCCAAAATAGAGTCAGGAGAAAATAAGTTGGAGACCTTGAAAAACTGCGTCCAATATCTTCGGAATAATTATAAATGGGATAATTATCTTGCTGCAAACACAAATAATCTGAAAGAAAATTTTATTAAACTAAAGACTGGTAATGCAGCAGATTTCAATATATTTTTACAAGGTATTTTGAAAGAAAAAAATATTCAATCACAATTAGTTATAAATAGTTTGAGAAGCAATGGGAAAATCATCATAGGATATCCTATTTTTTCAAAACTGCAAACATTAGTCAATATAGTAACCATAGACAATGACGAAAGGGTAATGATAGATGCAGCAACTTCCACAACTAAAGAAATCAAATATCTTTCTACTAATTACTTTAATTATATCGTTTTGGATTTAAATTCGGGCGAAGACAATTTTATAGTTGTCTCTCCAAACCTTTCAGAATATATCTCTCAACAGGAATTAGAAATAATAAACAATTCTTTGAAGCTAAATATCAGAGATCAGTTTAAAGGTTACTTTCAAGCAGAGTCTTATGAAAAACAATTTGTTATTAATGCCCCAATTATAAAAAACTCCGACCCTAAGATTAAAGAAGTTAATGATTGGACTGTCAGTTATAAGAATTTGATTTTGGACAATCCGAATTCATCTTTCGTCCTAATCGAAAATCCTTTTACAGAGAAAATTAAAGAGTTGAAAGTAGATAAAGACCGCGACTATCCAATAGAATTGGATTTTCCCTATTTAAAAACAATTCAGCTCAAAATTAAAATTCCGGATGGCTACAAATTAGATACTGATAATTTCCAAGAAACTATTTCAGCATTTGAAGGTAGATTACAATATACTCAAACTGTCGAATACAAAGAAAATAACGAGGCATTTATCACTTGGTCTCTTCTTATCAACCAAATTATTTTTCAGCCGAAAGAAATTAGCGCTTATATTGATTTTACAAATAAATTTTCAAATACTATTTCTAAAATCGCAGTTTTGAAAATAAAATAA